The Juglans microcarpa x Juglans regia isolate MS1-56 chromosome 8D, Jm3101_v1.0, whole genome shotgun sequence genomic sequence tataattataattatatatattatatataataatatccgcggggcggggcgggttatatccggggcgggggtcaccccagcccgcccccgcccccggatgttgccccagatgcgggcgggtggccccgccgcccgcatctgacgggcggggtgatccgccccgcctaacggaggcggggcggaagcgggtcggggcagcgggggcggggccccgctgcccacccctaatgaGTCCAATAGTAAAGAGCTTATGCTCCAAATTGACAATTCTACCGCTCTTGAAAAAATAGGAGTTTTACATGATCCATAaaaaactttatataaaaataaatttataaattaattttgatttagtttgatgtgtaaaatttatttatattaaaaaacatattacaatttaatatatatttatatcatgtaCGTCTTGTGCGTACGTACCTTTCGTATTTTCAGAGCTTTTGCTAGCTGTTTTTATTGTACTTATGATTAGTACTCTACGTATGTACGTTGTTTGCTATTTTTCATATGTATTCTTCTTATCATGTAAACATGTCCATTAtccttttttctattttattagttcgaactaataaaatatatatattatttatatattcagTCTTACGTGATTAATTAACTTCaggtaattatataattacgtAAATTTCCAGAAAACATAAGACGAACCAGAATCTGTTGACGGACAGTTGATGAGGTACCTCTATTACTGTTATGTTGATCAGGGTCAGTACTCTGATCTACATATATATTGCTTGATGTAAAATACAAAAAGGTCCTTTTTTATAGCTCGATTGATAGTTTTCATAATCAATTTTTGATCTTCTGTATATTACAGCGCtactagcatgcatgcatatcgaCGTGATGATCACATGCGAGTTGAGACTAGCTAGTAGATGTCTGGCCTCTTGACCCTCCTGCATATATCTGATTTCAGCTATCTGTAAGACGTTGAGGCTAGTAGATATCTGgcctgatatatatatatatatatatatatatatatggagccAATATTTGGAATTAGGGTTGATAATTTTATACACAGAGggctatatatataagctaCGTACGATATTTTTAGTGATATTGTGAAACCAAAACCTCATGTAGATGGTGCTTACaataaaaatcttcaaataaaattattctaaatatacatatatatatatatatatatatattcactactcatctaattaaacttttgaatccaaattggtctataacatatataattacaggtaaaattttcatcttataatttaaatataatcaatgagatatttaaatgctcatttagaatatatatatatatatatatatagttaattaaatatgaatggatgttttttcttccaatttccgACCGAGTATGTATGGTACTCATTTAATATAAGCaataaaactgtttatttgtggctAGTTATTTCTcgaaaaaataactatttcctGCAAAAATGAGTATGTTTTCGTCTTAAATAATTCGTCACacatactcatttttcttattgtagtcattggtttgaaaattttagttCGTGATAAACTCattccataaaattttatttgaataaattatatatccaGGACTACTAGGCCATGCATTGTGGATCTCAGCCTCATCATGTTTTTACATCGATCATGATCATTAAGTTTCTATATATGGTCTTAATTAGAATCTCAGCACATTGTGATTATATGTTCGTTATTTATGGTACAGATCTAACAACTATTGCGAACTAAGTTTCAGCATTTTCGTAATAATTAAGAAGAACTAAAAGTGCTAGTTattgaaagaaatggaagatgAGGGAGAGGAATTTGAAACCAGTAACGAACAATCAAATTGTGGGAGTACTTTAAATGTAGTTTTGGACCCAACTTTCGGCAATATTGGTCATGAAGAAGCAGCTGCTAATTCTGGCATtggtggagaagaagatgacaaTCCAAATTATGAAGAGAGTCAATCAAGAATAGTTGTTCCTGAGCATGCTATCCGAATCCTGGATAATGAGAGACAAAATCATGTTATCATTAGCGGATCAGGATGGTCAACATTGAAGGTTCCTGTACCTATGTTCAAAGTCGACAAAGGAGCTTACGTCCCCATGATTGTCTCCATTGGTCCATTTCATCATAATGAACCAAGTCTACAAGCCATGCAAACTCAAAAACGGCAGTTTCTTGATCGCCTAATTCGAAACCGAACAGGGCAGCCTAGCCTTGAAAAATGTCTTAAAAATGCCATGAGAGAATTGGAGGAAAAGACAAGAGATTTTTATGCATATGACTTTCAGGCTATAAAACCTGATGATTTTGTGCACATGATGCTCCTCGACGGTTGCTTCATTGTAGAACTCCTGCGTTTATACGAGGTATTAATTAGTTATACATTCTAATTCAGTTTGTTTTTCGCTCTAATTTTCCCTTTAGCAATTATGATCACATGAAGGCATGCAAACTGATCACAATTATATTTCTTAACTTCTTGCAGAAAAAATATGTGGGGGAGCCCTTTTTCAAAACACGTTGGATGCGGACAAATATCTCTCGTGATTTGCTTTTGCTTGAGAACCAACTCCCTATGTTTGTGCTGCAGAAGATTTTTGAACTTACTACCTTGACGGGGGAGGAAACTCTGAATATGCTTGCTCTCAGGTTTTTTGAACCCTTGAGGATTGGGAAGGACAAATTTGAAACATGGACGTTGAACAAGCACGCCAATGGCGAGTATATACATCTATTAGCTTTGTTTCACTCTACTTTAATTTCAGGGGATAATATATGCCCGCCGAAGCCTGcaaagagtgaaaagaaaaaatcacatCTTAAGCTTCCTGGGAAAGGTTGGGTGCATAATGCCAAAACACTTAGTTATGCTGGTATTAAGTTCCAAAAAAATTCTGGTAGCATTCTCAACATACAGCTTAAAGGCAAAACGTTAAAGATTCCAACTATTGTCATCGATGATAGCACCAACCCTGTGTTGAGGAACTTGATAGCCTATGAACAGAACAACTGCGATGTAGATCCATATTTTTGCTGTCTGGCGTTGTTCTTGGATAGCATAATGGATACGGTCGAGGATGTCAAGATTCTTCGTGATGTCGAGATTATTAAACATGCAATGGGTGGAGACCAGGAGGTGGCGAATCTTTTCAATAGACTCACTAAAGAGCTAGTGTTTGATATTGATGAAGAGGATTGCTACATGACCAAGCAAATCGAAAAGATCAACCGTCTTTGTCAAATGCACGAAATCAAAGTTCGAATTCGCCGTCTTCTCACTAGGCTGAATTTGAATGGATTAATCCACACATGCTTTTCCATCTTGATCACAGTCTTACTAATCATGATGCAAGCACGGCTTAATAATTCAAATGACAACTTCTCAAATACTCAGGAATCGCCTCCACCTTTGTCTTCACTATCACCATTTTGACAAAAACAAAACCCCGTTTGAAATGGTTGATGTAGGTTTATCCAGTGGAGCGATGATTGAGCCTTGTGTTTGCACATCATTTAGCTTAGTATCGGCTTTTCAATAAAACTGGGAGTCCTCAGATTCTCATGTAGCagtgtttgttttttaatttcttttatgctctGTTGTTGTTTCATTGCGTATGTGTGTACTATGTGTATTATGTTTGAGTTTCAAATCGAATAAACCCATCTTGGAATTAGAAGTTGTTGGGATTCTCTCATAATCcatgttatatataatagattgtGACCTCcagatattttctaatttataaaaaacgAAAAATGTTTTCCTTCAAATAATGAAATCCATATATGGAATGAATGTGTAAAGTAGTCAAAAGTAAAAGATACAAGTATGATGAAATGATCTCCTCCCTCGAAGGAGAAAGTTACGACTTTCATTGTATATTAACGTGTTTAATTACAATTTGGGATTGACAAATTATCATCATGCATCTACTTCTTGAACATTCTTATCATGTTTTTTCTCGGTTCAATACGGAAATTCTGCACATGCGATCCAGCTTGATCGAAACAATTGAAGGGTTATGTaaggaaaatgaagaattaATGTACCAATGTCCAATTGAGTATTACAACATGTACAGTACCCACGAGAGAACCTGCACATATGGAGTTGCAACCTTTCCAAGCTTAATTTGTATACAATTCTCggaacatatatttatttttttttataggtaattcttggaacatatatatttccaGCAAGGATTGAGAAGACAACATGCACCGGCCATAACTGTAATAATTTTAGAAGGGGGAGATTCtttagattttataataattttaaggaattataaatgtaatattgaATAGTGCTTTTAGAGAGTAAACACTCACACACGCATATTAATTCCAGAGACTTGAGTTCTTACCCTTTTTATCGAATCCAATAACTATAACATTTCTATTATCGAAGCCCAAAGGTGAcgtaaaaattaagaaagagaTGCGGAGAAAATaagatccatatatatatatataagatgacaAATCTCAagacaccaaaaataaaatatatactatgaATTAGACAGTacgtaccttttttttttttatagaagagtCGGAAGCCACCTGTCCATTAGTTATCccgtcccaattttattaaaaaaacctcaCTTATGACGGAGGAAAACCGTAGTTACAAAACCGAGACTCGAGAATTACAAACATCCCTTATATCTAAACCaaaacccaaaatcaaaattacaaaaccacCTAAAACAGCAGACCCATCCTAACCTAACCAAAAACCTGCTACTCAAAAAAACTGCCTATAAATACAACACACGACAGAAACCCGAACGCCTCCTCCACGAAACATACATCTGCACGAATGCAAACCAGCAGCAACCCGCAACACGCACAGTTTAACTCAACTAGTTCTTCCGCCTGATTGAAGGGAGACCCCATTTATCAACTCTAATCAAACCCCGTAACAAAGGAGAAACCTCCCCCATACTCTGCCATTCCATATCACCATCACTTGCTCCCCTTCTAGCTAACCAATCCGCAGTAGCATTTCCTTCCCTATGAATGTGCATAAACCGTACATCCATAGTAATGAGCTGAAGTTGcaattcctcccaaaaatcctccaaataccagCTACCGCATCTGTTCTTATCTAACCATGCCAGAATCACTTTAGAATCCATTTCTATATCAACTGCACTGAAATTCATGTTTTTACAATGTTTGACACCTTCCAACAGCACTCTTAACTCCGCATAAGTGCTATTACCAAACCCGAGATTCTTAGCAAATGCTAACAGCAACCTCCCATGCATATCCTGAATCACACCTCCTGCCCCTGACTCACCTGGATTCCCTAGACTACTACCATCCGTGTTTAGCTTCACACGGCCTTGATCCGGCTTAGACCATGCtatgtaattaatttgttgttgcTTGATTGGAACTTTTTGTATATTGAAACAATTAAGAATGTAAAAGTCAGTTTGAGTAAATTTCTTAGGCTTTGAAAACCCTTGACAGATAACGCCCACCCACTGTTTGATAGATTGCCACACAACTTGACCAGATTCCATCTTCCCTTCCATACGGGCCTTACATCTCCTAATCCAAAGCCTCCACGAAATAACTATAGGTAATACACCTAATATGACACCAGCTTGAGAGGCATTTGAAGCCCTCTGAAACCAACTAAGGCAGGTTTCATACCAGTTTCTTCCAATTGGAAGACCAAGCAAAACTCCAATTTTTTTCCAGACTTCAGTAGCCACTTCACCAGCAAATAAAACATGATTTAAGTCTTCATATTTTCCTTGAATACAACAATTACATCTCGAGACTAAAGGGATACCAAGTCTCCGAATTTTATCATCCACTGCTAAAGCTCCATGCCAAGCCTTCCACATAAGTAAACagtacctatatatatacataagggtgcggctactatgccgccccatatTGACCGTTGGGCTTACCACCCAgcgtaaaaagtttttttttttttttcttttcacatttttttaatacatttaaatattttaaaaaaataaaaaaaaatacatcaatacacttaaaatcacttccttaatcactaagtaaaaaaaaataaaaaaatttgaccagcggtcaaataGAGTGGGCAAAGTGGGGAGGCAAAGTAGTGTTTTCCATATACATAATGCTTAAACCAGCAATTTGCACAATTGACCGGCATAGCGGCGAGGGTGGGGATTGGAATGTATTCGTGTATGGGTTTAGCGGTGTAAAAATTAACTAGAAAGGAAAATTGGCCCGGTCTGGGACCCGTTCCCTTAGTTCCAAAACTAGCCAGTTCTGATTCTATACTTTTTAGGACCGGATCGTACCGGACcggttcactatattatatattttaaattaatttttttaatattatatataatatttttttaatcttaaacgtgaaaatttatttgatcatatgctttaaacatgaaatatatattactaacattttatggcttaataaattctcaacatattcattttgataaatacataatatattagtaatactaatactaatatacaatattagtatattaattacatttcaatttaattaattagtataaattagtatattaatatatattagtatattaattacattttatgctctaatactaatattaataaaaccGAAAAACTAGACTGGAACTGTTAAAACCGGAGGTACATGAGGTTTAAGAGGGTAATTGGTAGGTAATCGATTCTCAAAAATGTAAAACTGGTACATACCGATttgatcttaaattttgtctaaaactagACTGGACAGACTACACCCCTATTTGTGCTTAAAATATGGCACTCCCATacaaataagcaaataaatcagcaaccaaaaacaaagtcaaaatatttgaaattactcCCAAAATAAACAGCAGATCGAAGTATACTGCTTAATTTGCCTAAACTACTTCTCCTAGATGTCTTCAGTCA encodes the following:
- the LOC121242470 gene encoding UPF0481 protein At3g47200-like; translated protein: MEDEGEEFETSNEQSNCGSTLNVVLDPTFGNIGHEEAAANSGIGGEEDDNPNYEESQSRIVVPEHAIRILDNERQNHVIISGSGWSTLKVPVPMFKVDKGAYVPMIVSIGPFHHNEPSLQAMQTQKRQFLDRLIRNRTGQPSLEKCLKNAMRELEEKTRDFYAYDFQAIKPDDFVHMMLLDGCFIVELLRLYEKKYVGEPFFKTRWMRTNISRDLLLLENQLPMFVLQKIFELTTLTGEETLNMLALRFFEPLRIGKDKFETWTLNKHANGEYIHLLALFHSTLISGDNICPPKPAKSEKKKSHLKLPGKGWVHNAKTLSYAGIKFQKNSGSILNIQLKGKTLKIPTIVIDDSTNPVLRNLIAYEQNNCDVDPYFCCLALFLDSIMDTVEDVKILRDVEIIKHAMGGDQEVANLFNRLTKELVFDIDEEDCYMTKQIEKINRLCQMHEIKVRIRRLLTRLNLNGLIHTCFSILITVLLIMMQARLNNSNDNFSNTQESPPPLSSLSPF